The following are encoded together in the Iodobacter fluviatilis genome:
- a CDS encoding KpsF/GutQ family sugar-phosphate isomerase produces MKNAKFILDCAKRVLRAEAEAVSALADRLNPSFVTACELILACQGRVIVLGIGKSGHIAKKIAATMASTGTPAFFVHPSEAAHGDLGMITRCDVVLALSNSGESDEVIALLPSLKRLGIPLIAMTGNEQSTLSKQANVHLDSGVAQEACPLNLAPTASTTAALALGDALAVALLEARGFQTEDFALSHPGGSLGRRLLVLVRDLMHTGDALPVVRQDVLLRDALLEISKKGMGMTAVVDAAGQLLGIFTDGDLRRALDQGVDVRDTPVSTVMTLAPATIESHKLAAEAVQQMDARRVNGLLVLEAGILVGAINMHDLLRARVV; encoded by the coding sequence ATGAAAAATGCCAAATTTATCCTCGACTGCGCCAAGCGCGTATTGCGGGCTGAGGCTGAAGCGGTTTCTGCTCTGGCCGATCGACTCAATCCTAGTTTTGTCACTGCCTGTGAATTAATTCTAGCCTGCCAAGGGCGAGTTATCGTGCTTGGTATTGGTAAATCAGGTCATATCGCTAAAAAAATAGCCGCGACGATGGCCAGTACGGGCACGCCGGCTTTTTTTGTTCATCCTTCTGAAGCTGCGCATGGCGATTTAGGCATGATTACCCGCTGCGATGTGGTGCTGGCTTTATCTAACTCCGGCGAAAGTGATGAAGTGATTGCTTTGCTCCCTAGCCTTAAACGCTTAGGCATCCCCTTGATTGCTATGACGGGTAATGAGCAATCTACTTTAAGCAAACAAGCGAACGTACATTTGGATTCGGGAGTTGCTCAAGAAGCCTGTCCGCTGAACCTAGCTCCAACGGCAAGTACCACGGCAGCCTTGGCCTTGGGCGATGCGCTGGCGGTGGCTTTATTAGAGGCGCGTGGCTTTCAGACTGAAGATTTTGCTTTGTCTCACCCCGGTGGTAGCTTAGGGCGGCGCTTATTGGTGCTTGTGCGCGATCTAATGCATACCGGCGATGCTTTACCCGTGGTTCGGCAAGACGTATTACTGCGCGATGCCCTATTGGAAATCAGCAAGAAAGGCATGGGAATGACCGCCGTGGTAGATGCTGCAGGTCAGCTACTCGGGATATTTACCGATGGGGATTTGCGCCGTGCACTGGATCAGGGTGTCGATGTGCGTGATACTCCTGTATCCACGGTGATGACTTTAGCACCAGCAACGATTGAATCACATAAATTAGCCGCCGAAGCGGTGCAGCAAATGGACGCACGCCGCGTCAATGGTTTGCTGGTGTTAGAGGCTGGGATCTTGGTCGGTGCGATAAATATGCATGACCTACTTCGCGCCCGTGTCGTTTAA
- the kdsC gene encoding 3-deoxy-manno-octulosonate-8-phosphatase KdsC encodes MPDKAKAVRLMIFDVDGVMTDGSLFYSDSGEELKAFNSLDGHGLKMLHTSGVKLAIITGRTSKLVEKRAKDLGVDYLYQGAHDKGASFEELLKVAGLSADDCGYMGDDVIDLPVMRRVAFAVAVPDSPQLVRKHAHYISGSQGGRGAVREVCEYLMQAQGTFDAAMAPYLA; translated from the coding sequence ATGCCAGATAAAGCCAAAGCGGTTCGCTTAATGATTTTTGATGTTGATGGCGTAATGACAGATGGCAGTCTGTTTTACAGCGATAGTGGCGAAGAACTAAAAGCATTTAATTCCCTAGATGGCCATGGCTTAAAAATGTTGCACACCAGCGGGGTAAAGCTAGCCATTATTACCGGGCGTACTTCTAAGCTGGTTGAAAAGCGTGCCAAAGACTTAGGTGTAGACTACCTCTATCAGGGCGCTCACGATAAAGGCGCAAGTTTTGAAGAGCTACTGAAGGTGGCAGGCCTTAGCGCGGACGACTGTGGTTATATGGGCGATGATGTGATCGATTTGCCAGTGATGCGTCGGGTAGCCTTTGCCGTTGCCGTGCCTGATTCTCCACAATTAGTGCGTAAACACGCTCACTACATTAGCGGTAGCCAAGGTGGCCGTGGTGCAGTACGTGAAGTCTGTGAGTATCTGATGCAGGCGCAAGGCACATTTGATGCAGCTATGGCGCCGTACCTCGCCTAA
- the lptC gene encoding LPS export ABC transporter periplasmic protein LptC, giving the protein MAVPGTTRLLPLALVLLLGGLTWLLDRAATLPSAAYAVNSDQPDMLVDSATAVRFGEDGRPVSQLTATHVSHLPVGDITWLEKPHLRYTAAEQPRLDVTGERAKSIKQGSEVWFPGAVKMVRAASGTQAELVINSRDMQVLPQQGIASSDAPVHAVMGTYVVESVGFIANSNTETLELKSKVRMSYEPLRTP; this is encoded by the coding sequence ATGGCTGTTCCCGGTACTACTCGCCTGCTGCCCTTGGCTTTAGTGTTGTTGCTGGGCGGATTGACTTGGTTGCTAGATAGAGCGGCTACCTTGCCAAGCGCAGCGTATGCGGTGAATTCTGATCAGCCAGATATGTTGGTCGATAGCGCCACCGCCGTGCGGTTTGGAGAAGATGGCCGCCCCGTTTCTCAGCTGACGGCCACCCATGTTTCTCACTTGCCTGTTGGCGATATTACTTGGCTAGAAAAGCCCCATTTGCGTTATACCGCAGCAGAGCAACCTCGTTTGGATGTAACGGGCGAGCGGGCTAAGTCAATTAAGCAAGGCAGTGAGGTTTGGTTTCCTGGGGCGGTTAAAATGGTGCGTGCAGCCAGTGGTACACAGGCTGAGCTGGTGATTAATAGCCGCGATATGCAGGTTTTACCCCAGCAGGGCATTGCCAGCTCCGATGCCCCAGTGCACGCCGTAATGGGCACTTATGTTGTTGAGTCGGTGGGTTTTATTGCTAATTCTAATACCGAAACACTGGAACTTAAATCTAAAGTCAGGATGAGCTATGAACCGCTTCGTACCCCTTAA
- the lptA gene encoding lipopolysaccharide transport periplasmic protein LptA, whose protein sequence is MNRFVPLNAVLLFLLAGPVHAEKADREKPIKIAAANCVMNQKTQASVCTSDVVLTQGTLSIRGDKLTVRQDEAGNQFVAGNGSPVRFRQKMDGGNEWVDAEAQRFDYDGRTGILKLLDKAWVKRGEDHIYSDVITYDLNNEAYQAQSKTEGGRVNIVINPKKAPAP, encoded by the coding sequence ATGAACCGCTTCGTACCCCTTAACGCCGTATTATTATTTTTGCTTGCTGGCCCCGTGCATGCAGAAAAAGCCGACCGTGAAAAACCCATTAAAATTGCCGCTGCAAATTGCGTGATGAATCAAAAGACTCAGGCCAGTGTCTGTACTAGTGACGTGGTGCTGACTCAAGGTACGCTCAGTATTCGTGGCGATAAGCTCACCGTGCGCCAAGATGAAGCGGGCAATCAGTTTGTTGCTGGTAACGGCAGCCCAGTGCGGTTTCGGCAGAAAATGGATGGCGGCAATGAGTGGGTGGATGCAGAAGCCCAGCGTTTTGATTACGACGGGCGCACCGGTATTCTAAAACTGCTAGATAAAGCTTGGGTAAAGCGGGGCGAAGATCACATTTATAGCGATGTAATCACTTACGATTTAAACAATGAAGCTTACCAAGCGCAAAGTAAAACAGAAGGTGGCCGGGTGAATATCGTGATCAATCCGAAAAAGGCTCCCGCTCCATGA
- the lptB gene encoding LPS export ABC transporter ATP-binding protein, which translates to MSSSLRAEQLEKRYGKRTVVRDVTMEIFSGEVVGLLGPNGAGKTTSFYMLVGLVAMNGGRIMLDGEDIGHLPIHQRARRGLGYLPQEASIFRKMTVAQNITAVLELHYKNRVEIDARLDELLNDLHIAHLRDAGAMGLSGGERRRVEIARALAANPRFILLDEPFAGVDPIAVMDIQRIIGFLKQRGIGVLITDHNVRETLGICDRAYIISEGAVMASGVPKDIVANESVRRVYLGEHFRM; encoded by the coding sequence ATGAGTAGTTCTTTACGTGCAGAACAATTAGAAAAGCGCTACGGCAAACGTACTGTAGTGCGTGATGTCACGATGGAAATTTTTAGTGGCGAAGTGGTTGGCTTGTTAGGCCCTAATGGCGCGGGCAAAACCACTAGCTTTTATATGTTGGTAGGCTTGGTGGCGATGAATGGCGGGCGGATTATGCTCGATGGTGAAGATATCGGCCATTTACCCATTCATCAGCGAGCACGGCGAGGTTTAGGTTATTTACCTCAGGAAGCATCTATCTTTCGTAAAATGACGGTGGCGCAAAACATAACTGCAGTGCTAGAGCTGCATTACAAAAATCGTGTTGAGATTGATGCCCGCCTTGACGAGCTGCTCAATGATTTGCATATTGCTCATTTGCGGGATGCTGGGGCAATGGGCTTATCAGGTGGTGAGCGGCGGCGGGTAGAAATTGCCCGTGCACTTGCGGCAAACCCACGTTTTATCTTGCTGGATGAGCCATTTGCAGGTGTAGACCCGATTGCAGTGATGGATATTCAACGTATTATTGGTTTTTTAAAGCAACGTGGAATCGGTGTGCTAATCACTGATCATAATGTGCGTGAAACCTTAGGTATTTGTGATCGTGCGTACATCATCTCAGAAGGTGCGGTGATGGCGTCTGGTGTTCCAAAAGATATTGTGGCTAATGAAAGTGTGCGTCGAGTGTATCTCGGTGAACATTTCCGTATGTAA